Proteins found in one Haemorhous mexicanus isolate bHaeMex1 chromosome 23, bHaeMex1.pri, whole genome shotgun sequence genomic segment:
- the ZNF362 gene encoding zinc finger protein 362 isoform X4, whose amino-acid sequence MAVGKTPRSHGSEKRPTCSTRSQLELEMDADKGKQRQYSQRMAEPRFNNPYFWPPPPAMPSQLDNLVLINKIKEQLMAEKIRPPHLPPTSVASQQPLLVPPSPAESSQSIMSLPKLQQVPGLHPQAVPQPDVALHARPATSTVTGLGLASRAPAVSTSESSPGTGTTTPSTPTSTSQSRLIASSPTLISGITSPPLLDSIKTIQGHGLLGAPKAERGRKKIKAENPSGPPVLVVPYPILASGETAKEGKTYSRRCRSTPSRTQRPSPTSAPTAPSPSPMPPTWPSTCASTWASNPTTAPTVRSPSASSPTSSSTPESTPATDPTSARTPAARRPSPSSPTSSPTSASTTRTSPTSAPTATGRTRTRPRCRSTCLHTPSSTPRPIAAACAAVPTPRRPI is encoded by the exons ATGGCTGTCG GCAAAACCCCACGTTCCCACGGGTCGG AAAAACGCCCCACGTGCAGCACCCGGTCTCAGCTAGAGCTGGAGATGGACGCGGATAAGGGGAAGCAACGCCAGTACTCGCAGAG GATGGCGGAGCCTCGCTTCAACAACCCCTACTTCTGGCCACCCCCCCCCGCCATGCCCAGCCAG CTGGACAACCTGGTCCTGATCAACAAAATCAAGGAGCAGTTGATGGCGGAGAAGATCCGCCCCCCACACCTGCCTCCCACCTCGGTGGCCTCgcagcagcccctcctggtgcccCCCTCGCCCGCTGAGAGCAGCCAGTCCATCATGTCCCtgccaaagctgcagcaggTGCCGGGGCTGCACCCCCAGGCCGTGCCCCAGCCTGACGTGGCCCTGCACGCCCGGCCGGCCACCAGCACCGTCACAG GGTTGGGGCTGGCATCCCGTGCACCGGCCGTCAGCACCTCGGAATCCAGCCCGGGAACAGGGACCACCACCCCCTCGACGCCCACCTCCACCAGTCAGAGCCGCCTCATCGCCTCCTCGCCCACCCTAATCTCAGGAATCACCAGCCCCCCACTCCTTGACTCCATCAAGACAATCCAGGGCCACGGCTTGCTGGGAGCGCCCAAGGCTGAGCGGGGCCGGAAGAAGATCAAGGCGGAAAACCCCTCGGGACCGCCGGTGCTGGTGGTGCCCTACCCCATCCTGGCCTCAGGGGAGACGGCCAAAGAGGGGAAGACGTACAG TCGGAGATGCAGATCCACTCCAAGTCGCACACAGAGGCCAAGCCCCACAAGTGCCCCCACTGCTCCAAGTCCTTCGCCAATGCCTCCTACCTGGCCCAGCACCTGCGCATCCACCTGGGCGTCAAACCCTACCACTGCTCCTACTGTGAGAAGTCCTTCCGCCAGCtctcccacctccagcagcacaccCG AATCCACACCGGCGACAGACCCTACAAGTGCCCGCACCCCGGCTGCGAGAAGGCCTTCACCCAGCTCTCCAACCTCCAG tccCACCAGCGCCAGCACAACAAGGACAAGCCCTACAAGTGCCCCAACTGCTACCGGGCGTACACGGACTCGGCCTCGCTGCAGATCCACCTGTCTGCACACGCCATCAAGCACGCCAAGGCCTATTGCTGCAGCATGTGCGGCCGTGCCTACACCTCG GAGACCTATCTGA
- the ZNF362 gene encoding zinc finger protein 362 isoform X3: MAEPRFNNPYFWPPPPAMPSQLDNLVLINKIKEQLMAEKIRPPHLPPTSVASQQPLLVPPSPAESSQSIMSLPKLQQVPGLHPQAVPQPDVALHARPATSTVTGLGLASRAPAVSTSESSPGTGTTTPSTPTSTSQSRLIASSPTLISGITSPPLLDSIKTIQGHGLLGAPKAERGRKKIKAENPSGPPVLVVPYPILASGETAKEGKTYRCKVCPLTFFTKSEMQIHSKSHTEAKPHKCPHCSKSFANASYLAQHLRIHLGVKPYHCSYCEKSFRQLSHLQQHTRIHTGDRPYKCPHPGCEKAFTQLSNLQSHQRQHNKDKPYKCPNCYRAYTDSASLQIHLSAHAIKHAKAYCCSMCGRAYTSETYLMKHMSKHTVVEHLVSQHSPQRTESPGIPVRISLI, from the exons ATGGCGGAGCCTCGCTTCAACAACCCCTACTTCTGGCCACCCCCCCCCGCCATGCCCAGCCAG CTGGACAACCTGGTCCTGATCAACAAAATCAAGGAGCAGTTGATGGCGGAGAAGATCCGCCCCCCACACCTGCCTCCCACCTCGGTGGCCTCgcagcagcccctcctggtgcccCCCTCGCCCGCTGAGAGCAGCCAGTCCATCATGTCCCtgccaaagctgcagcaggTGCCGGGGCTGCACCCCCAGGCCGTGCCCCAGCCTGACGTGGCCCTGCACGCCCGGCCGGCCACCAGCACCGTCACAG GGTTGGGGCTGGCATCCCGTGCACCGGCCGTCAGCACCTCGGAATCCAGCCCGGGAACAGGGACCACCACCCCCTCGACGCCCACCTCCACCAGTCAGAGCCGCCTCATCGCCTCCTCGCCCACCCTAATCTCAGGAATCACCAGCCCCCCACTCCTTGACTCCATCAAGACAATCCAGGGCCACGGCTTGCTGGGAGCGCCCAAGGCTGAGCGGGGCCGGAAGAAGATCAAGGCGGAAAACCCCTCGGGACCGCCGGTGCTGGTGGTGCCCTACCCCATCCTGGCCTCAGGGGAGACGGCCAAAGAGGGGAAGACGTACAG GTGTAAGGTCTGCCCCTTGACGTTCTTCACCAAGTCGGAGATGCAGATCCACTCCAAGTCGCACACAGAGGCCAAGCCCCACAAGTGCCCCCACTGCTCCAAGTCCTTCGCCAATGCCTCCTACCTGGCCCAGCACCTGCGCATCCACCTGGGCGTCAAACCCTACCACTGCTCCTACTGTGAGAAGTCCTTCCGCCAGCtctcccacctccagcagcacaccCG AATCCACACCGGCGACAGACCCTACAAGTGCCCGCACCCCGGCTGCGAGAAGGCCTTCACCCAGCTCTCCAACCTCCAG tccCACCAGCGCCAGCACAACAAGGACAAGCCCTACAAGTGCCCCAACTGCTACCGGGCGTACACGGACTCGGCCTCGCTGCAGATCCACCTGTCTGCACACGCCATCAAGCACGCCAAGGCCTATTGCTGCAGCATGTGCGGCCGTGCCTACACCTCG GAGACCTATCTGATGAAGCACATGTCCAAACACACGGTGGTGGAGCACCTGGTCAGCCAGCACTCGCCGCAGCGGACGGAGTCACCCGGCATTCCCGTACGGATCTCCCTCATCTAa
- the ZNF362 gene encoding zinc finger protein 362 isoform X1 — MAVGKTPRSHGSEKRPTCSTRSQLELEMDADKGKQRQYSQRMAEPRFNNPYFWPPPPAMPSQLDNLVLINKIKEQLMAEKIRPPHLPPTSVASQQPLLVPPSPAESSQSIMSLPKLQQVPGLHPQAVPQPDVALHARPATSTVTGLGLASRAPAVSTSESSPGTGTTTPSTPTSTSQSRLIASSPTLISGITSPPLLDSIKTIQGHGLLGAPKAERGRKKIKAENPSGPPVLVVPYPILASGETAKEGKTYRCKVCPLTFFTKSEMQIHSKSHTEAKPHKCPHCSKSFANASYLAQHLRIHLGVKPYHCSYCEKSFRQLSHLQQHTRIHTGDRPYKCPHPGCEKAFTQLSNLQSHQRQHNKDKPYKCPNCYRAYTDSASLQIHLSAHAIKHAKAYCCSMCGRAYTSETYLMKHMSKHTVVEHLVSQHSPQRTESPGIPVRISLI, encoded by the exons ATGGCTGTCG GCAAAACCCCACGTTCCCACGGGTCGG AAAAACGCCCCACGTGCAGCACCCGGTCTCAGCTAGAGCTGGAGATGGACGCGGATAAGGGGAAGCAACGCCAGTACTCGCAGAG GATGGCGGAGCCTCGCTTCAACAACCCCTACTTCTGGCCACCCCCCCCCGCCATGCCCAGCCAG CTGGACAACCTGGTCCTGATCAACAAAATCAAGGAGCAGTTGATGGCGGAGAAGATCCGCCCCCCACACCTGCCTCCCACCTCGGTGGCCTCgcagcagcccctcctggtgcccCCCTCGCCCGCTGAGAGCAGCCAGTCCATCATGTCCCtgccaaagctgcagcaggTGCCGGGGCTGCACCCCCAGGCCGTGCCCCAGCCTGACGTGGCCCTGCACGCCCGGCCGGCCACCAGCACCGTCACAG GGTTGGGGCTGGCATCCCGTGCACCGGCCGTCAGCACCTCGGAATCCAGCCCGGGAACAGGGACCACCACCCCCTCGACGCCCACCTCCACCAGTCAGAGCCGCCTCATCGCCTCCTCGCCCACCCTAATCTCAGGAATCACCAGCCCCCCACTCCTTGACTCCATCAAGACAATCCAGGGCCACGGCTTGCTGGGAGCGCCCAAGGCTGAGCGGGGCCGGAAGAAGATCAAGGCGGAAAACCCCTCGGGACCGCCGGTGCTGGTGGTGCCCTACCCCATCCTGGCCTCAGGGGAGACGGCCAAAGAGGGGAAGACGTACAG GTGTAAGGTCTGCCCCTTGACGTTCTTCACCAAGTCGGAGATGCAGATCCACTCCAAGTCGCACACAGAGGCCAAGCCCCACAAGTGCCCCCACTGCTCCAAGTCCTTCGCCAATGCCTCCTACCTGGCCCAGCACCTGCGCATCCACCTGGGCGTCAAACCCTACCACTGCTCCTACTGTGAGAAGTCCTTCCGCCAGCtctcccacctccagcagcacaccCG AATCCACACCGGCGACAGACCCTACAAGTGCCCGCACCCCGGCTGCGAGAAGGCCTTCACCCAGCTCTCCAACCTCCAG tccCACCAGCGCCAGCACAACAAGGACAAGCCCTACAAGTGCCCCAACTGCTACCGGGCGTACACGGACTCGGCCTCGCTGCAGATCCACCTGTCTGCACACGCCATCAAGCACGCCAAGGCCTATTGCTGCAGCATGTGCGGCCGTGCCTACACCTCG GAGACCTATCTGATGAAGCACATGTCCAAACACACGGTGGTGGAGCACCTGGTCAGCCAGCACTCGCCGCAGCGGACGGAGTCACCCGGCATTCCCGTACGGATCTCCCTCATCTAa
- the ZNF362 gene encoding zinc finger protein 362 isoform X2 codes for MAVEKRPTCSTRSQLELEMDADKGKQRQYSQRMAEPRFNNPYFWPPPPAMPSQLDNLVLINKIKEQLMAEKIRPPHLPPTSVASQQPLLVPPSPAESSQSIMSLPKLQQVPGLHPQAVPQPDVALHARPATSTVTGLGLASRAPAVSTSESSPGTGTTTPSTPTSTSQSRLIASSPTLISGITSPPLLDSIKTIQGHGLLGAPKAERGRKKIKAENPSGPPVLVVPYPILASGETAKEGKTYRCKVCPLTFFTKSEMQIHSKSHTEAKPHKCPHCSKSFANASYLAQHLRIHLGVKPYHCSYCEKSFRQLSHLQQHTRIHTGDRPYKCPHPGCEKAFTQLSNLQSHQRQHNKDKPYKCPNCYRAYTDSASLQIHLSAHAIKHAKAYCCSMCGRAYTSETYLMKHMSKHTVVEHLVSQHSPQRTESPGIPVRISLI; via the exons ATGGCTGTCG AAAAACGCCCCACGTGCAGCACCCGGTCTCAGCTAGAGCTGGAGATGGACGCGGATAAGGGGAAGCAACGCCAGTACTCGCAGAG GATGGCGGAGCCTCGCTTCAACAACCCCTACTTCTGGCCACCCCCCCCCGCCATGCCCAGCCAG CTGGACAACCTGGTCCTGATCAACAAAATCAAGGAGCAGTTGATGGCGGAGAAGATCCGCCCCCCACACCTGCCTCCCACCTCGGTGGCCTCgcagcagcccctcctggtgcccCCCTCGCCCGCTGAGAGCAGCCAGTCCATCATGTCCCtgccaaagctgcagcaggTGCCGGGGCTGCACCCCCAGGCCGTGCCCCAGCCTGACGTGGCCCTGCACGCCCGGCCGGCCACCAGCACCGTCACAG GGTTGGGGCTGGCATCCCGTGCACCGGCCGTCAGCACCTCGGAATCCAGCCCGGGAACAGGGACCACCACCCCCTCGACGCCCACCTCCACCAGTCAGAGCCGCCTCATCGCCTCCTCGCCCACCCTAATCTCAGGAATCACCAGCCCCCCACTCCTTGACTCCATCAAGACAATCCAGGGCCACGGCTTGCTGGGAGCGCCCAAGGCTGAGCGGGGCCGGAAGAAGATCAAGGCGGAAAACCCCTCGGGACCGCCGGTGCTGGTGGTGCCCTACCCCATCCTGGCCTCAGGGGAGACGGCCAAAGAGGGGAAGACGTACAG GTGTAAGGTCTGCCCCTTGACGTTCTTCACCAAGTCGGAGATGCAGATCCACTCCAAGTCGCACACAGAGGCCAAGCCCCACAAGTGCCCCCACTGCTCCAAGTCCTTCGCCAATGCCTCCTACCTGGCCCAGCACCTGCGCATCCACCTGGGCGTCAAACCCTACCACTGCTCCTACTGTGAGAAGTCCTTCCGCCAGCtctcccacctccagcagcacaccCG AATCCACACCGGCGACAGACCCTACAAGTGCCCGCACCCCGGCTGCGAGAAGGCCTTCACCCAGCTCTCCAACCTCCAG tccCACCAGCGCCAGCACAACAAGGACAAGCCCTACAAGTGCCCCAACTGCTACCGGGCGTACACGGACTCGGCCTCGCTGCAGATCCACCTGTCTGCACACGCCATCAAGCACGCCAAGGCCTATTGCTGCAGCATGTGCGGCCGTGCCTACACCTCG GAGACCTATCTGATGAAGCACATGTCCAAACACACGGTGGTGGAGCACCTGGTCAGCCAGCACTCGCCGCAGCGGACGGAGTCACCCGGCATTCCCGTACGGATCTCCCTCATCTAa